A genomic window from Parasteatoda tepidariorum isolate YZ-2023 chromosome 10, CAS_Ptep_4.0, whole genome shotgun sequence includes:
- the LOC107446768 gene encoding uncharacterized protein isoform X2, producing the protein MTNELRNDPLWSARLLVENPEAIVDVHKSYLEGGADILTTASYQASRQGFQKYLGLTVEESENIIKSSVSLAKKAKEEFGKISKSGKDIVIAGSVGSYGAAMADGSEYTGSFVSTVTFQELKTWHRHRIQCLVNAGVDVLAFETIPAQMEAEALVSLLKEFPQTKAWLSFSCQSMDKTAHGEDVGEASKVCAEASNPSQLIAIGVNCCSPEFAVNLLKNIHSALPHYPLIVYPNSGELWDTHTGWKGEKVNPNRVYLNEWVAANAKIIGGCCRTSPEDIADVYEFVQAKKKD; encoded by the exons aatGATCCATTATGGAGTGCAAGACTGTTAGTTGAAAATCCTGAAGCTATTGTAGATGTTCATAAAAG CTATTTAGAAGGTGGAGCTGATATTCTCACAACAGCTAGTTACCAGGCTAGTCGTCaaggatttcaaaaatatcttggCTTAACTGTTGAAGAAAGTGAAAACATCATAAAATCAAGTGTTTCTCTTGCAAAAAAAGCTAAAGAAGAATTTGGGAAAATttccaaaa GTGGTAAGGATATAGTGATTGCTGGATCTGTGGGTTCATATGGTGCAGCAATGGCCGATGGCTCTGAATACACAGGGAGTTTTGTTTCAACTGTAACATTTCAG gaACTTAAAACATGGCATAGGCACCGTATTCAGTGTTTGGTGAATGCAGGAGTTGATGTTTTGGCTTTTGAAACAATCCCTGCTCAGATGGAAGCTGAAGCTCTTGTGTCTCTCTTAAAGGAGTTTCCTCAAACAAAAGCGTGGTTGAGCTTTTCATGCCAG TCTATGGACAAGACCGCTCATGGGGAAGATGTGGGAGAAGCATCTAAAGTTTGTGCTGAGGCATCCAATCCTTCTCAACTGATTGCCATTGGTGTCAACTGCTGTTCTCCCGAGTTTGCTGTGAAcctcttgaaaaatattcattctgcTTTACCTCACTATCCTTTAATTGTTTATCCAAATAGCGGTGAGCTATGGGATACTCACACTGG GTGGAAAGGAGAGAAAGTGAATCCAAATCGTGTCTATTTAAATGAATGGGTTGCAgcaaatgctaaaataattggTGGATGCTGCAGAACCAGCCCCGAAGATATTGCAGATGTTTATGAATTTGTTCAAGCAAAGAAAAAGGATTAA
- the LOC107446768 gene encoding uncharacterized protein isoform X1, producing MRVMLHEKLQTDIFILDGGLATELERKGFSLQNDPLWSARLLVENPEAIVDVHKSYLEGGADILTTASYQASRQGFQKYLGLTVEESENIIKSSVSLAKKAKEEFGKISKSGKDIVIAGSVGSYGAAMADGSEYTGSFVSTVTFQELKTWHRHRIQCLVNAGVDVLAFETIPAQMEAEALVSLLKEFPQTKAWLSFSCQSMDKTAHGEDVGEASKVCAEASNPSQLIAIGVNCCSPEFAVNLLKNIHSALPHYPLIVYPNSGELWDTHTGWKGEKVNPNRVYLNEWVAANAKIIGGCCRTSPEDIADVYEFVQAKKKD from the exons aatGATCCATTATGGAGTGCAAGACTGTTAGTTGAAAATCCTGAAGCTATTGTAGATGTTCATAAAAG CTATTTAGAAGGTGGAGCTGATATTCTCACAACAGCTAGTTACCAGGCTAGTCGTCaaggatttcaaaaatatcttggCTTAACTGTTGAAGAAAGTGAAAACATCATAAAATCAAGTGTTTCTCTTGCAAAAAAAGCTAAAGAAGAATTTGGGAAAATttccaaaa GTGGTAAGGATATAGTGATTGCTGGATCTGTGGGTTCATATGGTGCAGCAATGGCCGATGGCTCTGAATACACAGGGAGTTTTGTTTCAACTGTAACATTTCAG gaACTTAAAACATGGCATAGGCACCGTATTCAGTGTTTGGTGAATGCAGGAGTTGATGTTTTGGCTTTTGAAACAATCCCTGCTCAGATGGAAGCTGAAGCTCTTGTGTCTCTCTTAAAGGAGTTTCCTCAAACAAAAGCGTGGTTGAGCTTTTCATGCCAG TCTATGGACAAGACCGCTCATGGGGAAGATGTGGGAGAAGCATCTAAAGTTTGTGCTGAGGCATCCAATCCTTCTCAACTGATTGCCATTGGTGTCAACTGCTGTTCTCCCGAGTTTGCTGTGAAcctcttgaaaaatattcattctgcTTTACCTCACTATCCTTTAATTGTTTATCCAAATAGCGGTGAGCTATGGGATACTCACACTGG GTGGAAAGGAGAGAAAGTGAATCCAAATCGTGTCTATTTAAATGAATGGGTTGCAgcaaatgctaaaataattggTGGATGCTGCAGAACCAGCCCCGAAGATATTGCAGATGTTTATGAATTTGTTCAAGCAAAGAAAAAGGATTAA
- the LOC107446768 gene encoding uncharacterized protein isoform X3 yields MVVWLLNWKERVFLCNYLEGGADILTTASYQASRQGFQKYLGLTVEESENIIKSSVSLAKKAKEEFGKISKSGKDIVIAGSVGSYGAAMADGSEYTGSFVSTVTFQELKTWHRHRIQCLVNAGVDVLAFETIPAQMEAEALVSLLKEFPQTKAWLSFSCQSMDKTAHGEDVGEASKVCAEASNPSQLIAIGVNCCSPEFAVNLLKNIHSALPHYPLIVYPNSGELWDTHTGWKGEKVNPNRVYLNEWVAANAKIIGGCCRTSPEDIADVYEFVQAKKKD; encoded by the exons CTATTTAGAAGGTGGAGCTGATATTCTCACAACAGCTAGTTACCAGGCTAGTCGTCaaggatttcaaaaatatcttggCTTAACTGTTGAAGAAAGTGAAAACATCATAAAATCAAGTGTTTCTCTTGCAAAAAAAGCTAAAGAAGAATTTGGGAAAATttccaaaa GTGGTAAGGATATAGTGATTGCTGGATCTGTGGGTTCATATGGTGCAGCAATGGCCGATGGCTCTGAATACACAGGGAGTTTTGTTTCAACTGTAACATTTCAG gaACTTAAAACATGGCATAGGCACCGTATTCAGTGTTTGGTGAATGCAGGAGTTGATGTTTTGGCTTTTGAAACAATCCCTGCTCAGATGGAAGCTGAAGCTCTTGTGTCTCTCTTAAAGGAGTTTCCTCAAACAAAAGCGTGGTTGAGCTTTTCATGCCAG TCTATGGACAAGACCGCTCATGGGGAAGATGTGGGAGAAGCATCTAAAGTTTGTGCTGAGGCATCCAATCCTTCTCAACTGATTGCCATTGGTGTCAACTGCTGTTCTCCCGAGTTTGCTGTGAAcctcttgaaaaatattcattctgcTTTACCTCACTATCCTTTAATTGTTTATCCAAATAGCGGTGAGCTATGGGATACTCACACTGG GTGGAAAGGAGAGAAAGTGAATCCAAATCGTGTCTATTTAAATGAATGGGTTGCAgcaaatgctaaaataattggTGGATGCTGCAGAACCAGCCCCGAAGATATTGCAGATGTTTATGAATTTGTTCAAGCAAAGAAAAAGGATTAA